One Solanum lycopersicum chromosome 4, SLM_r2.1 DNA window includes the following coding sequences:
- the LOC104647104 gene encoding uncharacterized protein, translating into MWQDSQVLDGVPVTWELFKTTFLERFFPRDMRESMVDEFINIKQESMTVREYSLKFVKLSWHSTSLVSRKRDEMSRFLTGINRDLEEECQSAMLHDNMDLSRLRILGNSNSQRSAASRGGRPELRKGNGDEMQRPIKDFAKCGCSHSGECRQGTNACFGCGKSRQMVKDCPRKKGQVVSNAQPRPNPKDAAASEPPKRNRFYGLKGMEEQEKFVDVVTGSTLSFVTSLHFLTFEIFPEVLHDPIAVSTLLGGNVRIDRVYKDCPQFYDGSGEVQFPCTLACFGSLWPVIPPLLGVEETLDFMILT; encoded by the exons atgtggcaagaCAGCCAAGTTTTGGATGGAGTTCCGGTCACTTGGGAGCTGTTTAAGACAACCTTTCTGGAGAGATTCTTTCCCAGAGATATGAGGGAGTCCATGGTTGATGAGTTTATCAACATTAAGCAGGAATCCATGacagtcagggagtattccctgaagtttgttaaactaTCCTGGCATTCTACTTCCCTTGTATCTAGAaaaagggatgagatgagtaggttcctAACAGGAATCAACAGAGATCTGGAGGAGGAGTGTCAGTCTGCAATGCTCCACGATAATATGGACCTCTCCAGGTTGAGG ATTTTAGGGAACTCTAACTCTCAGAGGAGTGCAGCATCTAGAGGAGGCAGACCCGAGCTCAGGAAGGGAAATGGAGATGAGATGCAGCGTCCCATAAAGGACTTTGCTAAGTGTGGTTGTTCTCACAGTGGAGAGTGcagacagggcactaatgcctgctTCGGTTGCGGTAAGAGCAGACAAATGGTTAAGGACTGCCCACGGAAAAAAGGTCAGGTTGTAagtaatgctcagcctaggcctaatcCAAAGGATGCAGCAGCATCCGAGCCTCCTAAGAGGAATAGGTTCTATGGCCTAAAGGGCatggaggagcaggagaagtttgttgatgtggtcacag ggtctacacTTTCCTTTGTAACTTCTTTGCATTTTCTCACTTTTGAGATTTTTCCTGAAGTTTTGCATGATCCAATAGCGGTTAGTACACTTTTAGGAGGAAATGTAAGAATtgatagagtatacaaggattgccCACAGTTTTATGAt ggatctggcgaggttcaattcccatgtacactagcatgttttgggtcactttggccggtgattccacctcttctTGGTGTGGaggagacactagatttcatgatactcacatga